The genomic interval GAATCGTCATGTGCAAACAACCGGCAATTCGAGCTCCTTTGAGTGGTTGCTCATCACCGTATTCTTCGCGGAGCGCCATCAAACCGGGCATTTCTGCTTCGGCCAATTCGATCTCCATACGTCCCCAATCTGCGAGGGAAATATCTTTGACTTTATAGTTCACTTGTTCTTGCGTTTCTGCGCTCATGTGCTTCATTTTAAAACCTTTGCAAAGGTACTCATTAGCCTTCTAAAAAACGAACCCGGAAAGCTTAGGACTCTTTGCAACGGGTCCGACATTAATTCTATCTTTGAATTCAACCACGAAATCAACCATGGAAGCCAAAGTGCTACGTCATCTTAATGCGCGCTCGACGTCAGGTCGCAAGCAACTTGCGGTCTTGGTAGATCCAGACAAGTCCACGCCAAGTTCATTGGCTGAATTGGGCAACCTGGTGCATCGTGCATCGGTAGAACACATTTTTGTGGGAGGAAGTTTGATGACCAGCGGAGAAATGGAGCAAACGTTGAAGATTCTCCGTGAGAACTGCGAAGCGCACTTGACCATTTTCCCCGGGAGTATCAATCAAATCAGCAGTCGGGCCGACGCCCTTTTCTTACTCAGCCTCATCAGTGGACGCAATGCCGATTTGTTGATCGGGAAGCATGTGGAGGCCGCCCCGTCCTTGAAGCGCAGCGGACTTGAATTAATCCCAACGGGCTATATGCTCGTCGATGGTGGTCAGCCCACAACAGCCAGTTACATGAGCAACACCTTCCCTATTCCACGCGATAAAGAGGAGATTGCCATGAGTACGGCTATGGCCGGTGAAATGCTAGGGCTTCAATGCATTTATTTGGATGCCGGATCTGGTGCGCAACATCCGATTCCCGAACCCATGATCGAATGTGTGAAAAATGCAGTGAACATCCCGCTCATTGTCGGAGGGGGTATGCGTACACAAGAAGATGTGGCTGCAGCCTTGACTGCGGGTGCAGATGTTGCCGTAGTCGGCAATGCTTTTGAGCATAATCCGGAACTCATTCTTTCCATGGCCGAAACGGTCCATCAATTTGCCTGAGCATGGATGCCTTAATCGACGTCAGTATGTACCCACTGACCGACGACTTCACACCTCATATTGACACCTTTATATACAAGGTCCAAAATCACCCTAATCTCGAGGTTTCGGTTTCAGACACCTCAACGACCATAAGAGGGCCGTACGATACCGTCATGTCCGTTGTCACGGAAGCGATGAAGGAAAGCCTCAGTAGCGTACCCTGCACCTTTAATCTGCGCATTCTCGGCGGTCAGACGGCAAACGTTGAAAACAAACATCGCTAATGCCATTGCGGATCTCTGTCACGGGTCCGGAATCCACCGGAAAAAGCCACTTAAGCCATCACCTAGCCGACAAGCTGGGACTGGGTTGGGTCCCGGAGGTTGCCCGATCGTATTTAAATGAACTAGGGCGTCCCTATGAAGAGCAGGACCTCAGCGAAATCCTCCGAGAGCAACTGGCTTTGGAAAACGAAACGCTCCAACACTTTCCCAAGGGATTGGTGTCAGACACAGATCCGCTAGTCCTAGAAGTTTGGAGCGAATTCAAGTATGGTCGCGTTGACTCCGCAATACATGAAACCGTGCTGGGTCATCGCTACGACCATTACCTCATTTGTGATGTCGACCTACCCTGGGAACCCGATCCATTGCGCGAACACCCCGACCAGCGCAAGGAACTACTCGATATCTACATTGCTAAATGCGAGTCTTACCAATTTCCCTACACCCTCATTTCGGGGGAAGGTGATGCCCGAATCTTAGCCGCTCAAGCAGCTGTCACTCATCTTATCGATCAACTCTAGAACTCTAGATTGATTTTTCAGTTACCTTTGCTGCGTCTCAAAAGGGGTGCCCTACGCTTCGGCGCGATGGGCTGAGATCATACCCAATGAACCTGGGCGGGTCATGCCGCCAAGGGAAATTTTAACCACAACACCAGCGAGTCACCCCTTTCTCGTGATTAAAGTCTTAATCATGCAGAAATTTATTTCGACTGCTGTGTTCTTCCTGATTTGCGCCATTGGCGCCACTGCTCAGGACGTCACCAACATTCAAGGTCGCGTCATCGACGCACAAACCCGCGAAGGCCTACCCTACGCCAATGTCTCCTTTGGAGGGATTTCCATGGGACCAGGCGTTAGCGCTGATGCCCAAGGATATTTCGAACTCGAGATGGCCTCCGAGGGCGCTGCCAATTTCGAAGTCACCTATGTCGGCTATCGATCCCAGTTCGTTTCCGTCACCTTGGACGGTCCTTCCAAGTCCGTAACGGTCGCCATGGAGCGCGCGACAGAGGAAATCGCTGAAGTTGTCGTAGAGGCCCTACGGGCCGATGACGATGCTCCCGTCGCCTACACCAACGTCACCAAAAAGGAAATCCAAGAGGTCAATCTGGGCCAGGATCTACCCATGCTATTGGACCAGACCGCCAGCGTCGTTACGAGTTCAGATGCAGGTGCGGGTATTGGTTACACGAACATGCGTATCCGAGGAACGGACCAAACACGCATTAACGTCACCGTAAATGGCATCCCCATCAATGATTCAGAGTCCCAAGGAGTCTTTTGGGTCAACATGCCAGACCTGAGCTCCAGCACCTCGAGTATTCAGATTCAGCGCGGGGTGGGAACCTCGACCAACGGTGCGGCGGCTTTTGGTGCCACGGTCAACTTGAACACCGACGTTTTCAACGCCGACCCTTATGCCAACCTCACCATTGGCGGTGGAAGCTTCAACACCCTCAAACGCAATTTGGAATTCGGAACCGGACTCATCGGTGATCGTTTCATGGTCGAGGGGCGCTTATCGCACATTACCTCGGATGGCTACATCGACCGGGCCAGTAGCAACCTACGGAGTTACTACTTCAATGCCGGATACTACGGCGACAAAACCACGCTGAAGTTCATCACTTTTGCCGGTCGCGAACGTACTTACCAAAGCTGGTGGGGTACTCCTCAAAGCCGCTTAGAAGATGACTCCACAGGAATGTACAACCACGCCATCAACAACGGCCTCGATTCGGCTCAGACATACAACCTATTCAACAGCGGGCGTACCTATAACTTCTACGAGTACGAAGACCAAGTAGACAACTACGGTCAAGATCACTATCAATTACACTGGACCCGGCGTGTTAGCGAATCTTTCAAGGCAAAAGCTGCCCTCCATTATACACGCGGAGAAGGGTACTTTGAAGAGTTCAGAGCGGGTGAGGACTACGGGGACTACGGACTTGAGAATCCCGTCATAGGCGCGGACACCCTGACTTCAACCGACCTTGTTCGCCGTCGTTGGTTGGACAATGACTTCTATGGTATTACTTTCTCCATGGATTACAACGGTCGCGACTTGGATGTGATTGTAGGTGGGGGATGGAATAGATATGAAGGACTTCACTACGGTGAAATCATCTGGATGGAAAACGCCTTTGACACTCCCAAGGACTTCCGCTACTACGAAGGAGACGCCGTTAAAACCGACGGTAATCTCTTTGTGAAGGCCACCTACGACTTGCGTTCATTCCGTTTTTACGGAGACCTTCAGGTGCGAAGCATTTCCTATGAAACGGCTGGTACGGACAATGATTTGGTCAATTACGATGTGGATGCCAATTTCAACTTCTTCAACCCAAAGTTTGGATTCACGTATTTCTTGAGCAATCGCCAACAGGTTTATGCGAGTTTTGCCATGGCGGGTCGTGAGCCTGTTCGAAATGACTTTATCGATGCACTCGATGGAGAAGTTCCCACGGCTGAAACCTTGATGGACTACGAAGTAGGATACCGATTCCA from Cryomorphaceae bacterium carries:
- a CDS encoding geranylgeranylglyceryl/heptaprenylglyceryl phosphate synthase — protein: MEAKVLRHLNARSTSGRKQLAVLVDPDKSTPSSLAELGNLVHRASVEHIFVGGSLMTSGEMEQTLKILRENCEAHLTIFPGSINQISSRADALFLLSLISGRNADLLIGKHVEAAPSLKRSGLELIPTGYMLVDGGQPTTASYMSNTFPIPRDKEEIAMSTAMAGEMLGLQCIYLDAGSGAQHPIPEPMIECVKNAVNIPLIVGGGMRTQEDVAAALTAGADVAVVGNAFEHNPELILSMAETVHQFA
- a CDS encoding thiamine-binding protein → MDALIDVSMYPLTDDFTPHIDTFIYKVQNHPNLEVSVSDTSTTIRGPYDTVMSVVTEAMKESLSSVPCTFNLRILGGQTANVENKHR
- a CDS encoding ATP-binding protein, producing the protein MPLRISVTGPESTGKSHLSHHLADKLGLGWVPEVARSYLNELGRPYEEQDLSEILREQLALENETLQHFPKGLVSDTDPLVLEVWSEFKYGRVDSAIHETVLGHRYDHYLICDVDLPWEPDPLREHPDQRKELLDIYIAKCESYQFPYTLISGEGDARILAAQAAVTHLIDQL
- a CDS encoding TonB-dependent receptor codes for the protein MQKFISTAVFFLICAIGATAQDVTNIQGRVIDAQTREGLPYANVSFGGISMGPGVSADAQGYFELEMASEGAANFEVTYVGYRSQFVSVTLDGPSKSVTVAMERATEEIAEVVVEALRADDDAPVAYTNVTKKEIQEVNLGQDLPMLLDQTASVVTSSDAGAGIGYTNMRIRGTDQTRINVTVNGIPINDSESQGVFWVNMPDLSSSTSSIQIQRGVGTSTNGAAAFGATVNLNTDVFNADPYANLTIGGGSFNTLKRNLEFGTGLIGDRFMVEGRLSHITSDGYIDRASSNLRSYYFNAGYYGDKTTLKFITFAGRERTYQSWWGTPQSRLEDDSTGMYNHAINNGLDSAQTYNLFNSGRTYNFYEYEDQVDNYGQDHYQLHWTRRVSESFKAKAALHYTRGEGYFEEFRAGEDYGDYGLENPVIGADTLTSTDLVRRRWLDNDFYGITFSMDYNGRDLDVIVGGGWNRYEGLHYGEIIWMENAFDTPKDFRYYEGDAVKTDGNLFVKATYDLRSFRFYGDLQVRSISYETAGTDNDLVNYDVDANFNFFNPKFGFTYFLSNRQQVYASFAMAGREPVRNDFIDALDGEVPTAETLMDYEVGYRFQGQNLAFEANGYFMDYTDQLVVTGELNDVGSNIRTNVVESYRAGIELNISYAITPAVTLGGNWALSQNKIANFSETIYDYTNGFDVIVNEYEDTDIALSPNSVGAVYVEYSPAERALIRLQGKYVGQQFLDNTSNENRIIESFFVADLVAGYTFEPKGIEGIDVQLKVNNLFNTLYSTFGYTYSYVVGDMITENFYYPQATINFLGQITVRL